One segment of Scyliorhinus torazame isolate Kashiwa2021f chromosome 14, sScyTor2.1, whole genome shotgun sequence DNA contains the following:
- the LOC140390154 gene encoding uncharacterized protein isoform X2 — protein sequence MEGKPFKCDLCNRAFVYPSKLENHQRSHTGEKPFECEVCNKCFTQQSGLVNHRRMHNGEKPFKCEVCDKSFLWLSALRMHLRIHTGEKPFTCDVCDKSFSSSTELRKHERIHTGEKPFTCEVCDKPFSTTSDRRKHQRIHTGKKPFTCEMCDKSFPSISDLDKHKRVHTG from the exons ATGGAAGGGAAACCATTCAAGTGTGACTTGTGTAATCGAGCATTTGTATATCCATCAAAATTGGAGAATcaccaacgcagtcacactggggaaaagccgttTGAATGTGAAGTGTGTAACAAGTGCTTTACACAACAATCAGGTCTGGTGAATCATCGGCGAATGCAcaatggggagaagccattcaaatGTGAggtatgtgacaaatcattctTGTGGTTATCTGCTCTCCGTATGCATCtgcgcattcacacaggggagaaaccgttCACATGTGATGTGTGTGACAAATCCTTCTCATCGTCAACGGAGCTGCGCAAACAtgaacgcattcacacaggggagaagccgttcacgtgtgaggtgtgtgacaaaccaTTCTCGACAACATCGGATCGGCGcaaacaccaacgcattcacacaggcaagaaaccattcacctgtgagatgtgtgacaaatcattcccaTCAATATCGGATCTCGATAAACACAAACGCGTTCATACAG GATGA
- the LOC140390154 gene encoding uncharacterized protein isoform X1 — protein sequence MEGKPFKCDLCNRAFVYPSKLENHQRSHTGEKPFECEVCNKCFTQQSGLVNHRRMHNGEKPFKCEVCDKSFLWLSALRMHLRIHTGEKPFTCDVCDKSFSSSTELRKHERIHTGEKPFTCEVCDKPFSTTSDRRKHQRIHTGKKPFTCEMCDKSFPSISDLDKHKRVHTGEKPFRCEVCEKSFSLSGNLRKHRRIHTGEKPFKCEVCDKSFSHSSNLLTHRRIHTGEKPFTCEVCDKSFSTSSELYTHERTHTGEKPFSCEVCDKSFSVLGNLNRHKRSHTGETV from the coding sequence ATGGAAGGGAAACCATTCAAGTGTGACTTGTGTAATCGAGCATTTGTATATCCATCAAAATTGGAGAATcaccaacgcagtcacactggggaaaagccgttTGAATGTGAAGTGTGTAACAAGTGCTTTACACAACAATCAGGTCTGGTGAATCATCGGCGAATGCAcaatggggagaagccattcaaatGTGAggtatgtgacaaatcattctTGTGGTTATCTGCTCTCCGTATGCATCtgcgcattcacacaggggagaaaccgttCACATGTGATGTGTGTGACAAATCCTTCTCATCGTCAACGGAGCTGCGCAAACAtgaacgcattcacacaggggagaagccgttcacgtgtgaggtgtgtgacaaaccaTTCTCGACAACATCGGATCGGCGcaaacaccaacgcattcacacaggcaagaaaccattcacctgtgagatgtgtgacaaatcattcccaTCAATATCGGATCTCGATAAACACAAACGCGTTCATACAGGTGAGAAACCTTTCAGGTGTGAGGTGTGTGAGAAATCATTCTCATTATCAGGGAACCTCCGCAAACACcgacgcattcacacaggggagaaaccattcaagtgtgaggtgtgtgatAAATCATTCTCTCATTCATCGAACCTCCTCACACAcagacgcatccacacaggggagaaaccattcacatgtgaggtgtgtgacaaatcattctcaacaTCATCTGAGCTCTACACACACGAACGcacccacacaggggagaaaccattcagttgtgaggtgtgtgacaaatcattctccgtATTAGGGAATCTCAACAGACACAAACGCAGCCACACAGGAGAAACAGTTTAG